In one Capricornis sumatraensis isolate serow.1 chromosome 1, serow.2, whole genome shotgun sequence genomic region, the following are encoded:
- the POU1F1 gene encoding pituitary-specific positive transcription factor 1 isoform X1 — translation MSCQPFTSTDSFIPLNSESSATLPLIMHPSAAECLPVSNHATNVMSTVPSILSLIQTPKCLCTCFVVTTLGNTATGLHYSVPSCHYGNQSSTYGVMAGSLTPCLYKFPDHTLSHGFPPMHQPLLSEDPTAADFKQELRRKSKLIEEPIDMDSPEIRELEKFANEFKVRRIKLGYTQTNVGEALAAVHGSEFSQTTICRFENLQLSFKNACKLKAILSKWLEEAEQVGALYNEKVGANERKRKRRTTISIAAKDALERHFGEQNKPSSQEILRMAEELNLEKEVVRVWFCNRRQREKRVKTSLNQSLFTISKEHLECR, via the exons ATGAGTTGCCAACCTTTTACTTCGACTGATAGCTTTATACCTCTGAATTCTGAGTCTTCTGCAACTCTGCCTCTGATAATGCATCCCAGTGCTGCGGAGTGCCTACCAGTCTCCAACCACGCCACCAACGTGATGTCCACAG TCCCGTCTATTTTGTCTTTGATCCAAACTCCTAAATGTTTGTGCACATGTTTTGTGGTGACAACATTGGGAAACACAGCAACAGGACTTCATTATTCTGTTCCTTCCTGTCATTATGGAAACCAGTCATCGACCTATGGCGTGATGGCAG GGAGCTTAACCCCTTGTCTTTATAAGTTTCCTGACCACACGCTGAGTCATGGTTTTCCTCCCATGCATCAGCCTCTCCTTTCAGAGGATCCCACTGCCGCTGATTTCAAGCAGGAGCTCAGGCGGAAAAGCAAATTGATTGAAGAGCCAATAGACATGGATTCTCCAGAAATTCGAGAACTTGAAAAGTTTGCCAATGAGTTTAAAGTGAGAAGAATTAAGCTAG GATACACCCAGACAAATGTTGGGGAAGCTCTGGCAGCTGTGCATGGCTCTGAATTCAGTCAAACAACTATCTGCCGATTTGAAAACCTGCAGCTCAGCTTCAAGAATGCATGCAAACTAAAAGCAATATTATCCAAATGGCTGGAGGAAGCTGAGCAAGTAGGAG CTTTATACAATGAGAAAGTTggtgcaaatgaaagaaaaaggaaacggAGAACAACTATCAG TATTGCTGCTAAAGACGCCCTGGAGAGACACTTTGGAGAACAGAATAAGCCTTCCTCTCAGGAGATCCTGAGAATGGCTGAAGAACTaaacctggagaaagaagtggtgaGGGTTTGGTTTTGTAAccgaagacagagagaaaaacgGGTGAAAACAAGCCTGAATCAGAGTTTATTTACTATTTCTAAGGAGCATCTTGAATGCAGATAG
- the POU1F1 gene encoding pituitary-specific positive transcription factor 1 isoform X2: MSCQPFTSTDSFIPLNSESSATLPLIMHPSAAECLPVSNHATNVMSTATGLHYSVPSCHYGNQSSTYGVMAGSLTPCLYKFPDHTLSHGFPPMHQPLLSEDPTAADFKQELRRKSKLIEEPIDMDSPEIRELEKFANEFKVRRIKLGYTQTNVGEALAAVHGSEFSQTTICRFENLQLSFKNACKLKAILSKWLEEAEQVGALYNEKVGANERKRKRRTTISIAAKDALERHFGEQNKPSSQEILRMAEELNLEKEVVRVWFCNRRQREKRVKTSLNQSLFTISKEHLECR; encoded by the exons ATGAGTTGCCAACCTTTTACTTCGACTGATAGCTTTATACCTCTGAATTCTGAGTCTTCTGCAACTCTGCCTCTGATAATGCATCCCAGTGCTGCGGAGTGCCTACCAGTCTCCAACCACGCCACCAACGTGATGTCCACAG CAACAGGACTTCATTATTCTGTTCCTTCCTGTCATTATGGAAACCAGTCATCGACCTATGGCGTGATGGCAG GGAGCTTAACCCCTTGTCTTTATAAGTTTCCTGACCACACGCTGAGTCATGGTTTTCCTCCCATGCATCAGCCTCTCCTTTCAGAGGATCCCACTGCCGCTGATTTCAAGCAGGAGCTCAGGCGGAAAAGCAAATTGATTGAAGAGCCAATAGACATGGATTCTCCAGAAATTCGAGAACTTGAAAAGTTTGCCAATGAGTTTAAAGTGAGAAGAATTAAGCTAG GATACACCCAGACAAATGTTGGGGAAGCTCTGGCAGCTGTGCATGGCTCTGAATTCAGTCAAACAACTATCTGCCGATTTGAAAACCTGCAGCTCAGCTTCAAGAATGCATGCAAACTAAAAGCAATATTATCCAAATGGCTGGAGGAAGCTGAGCAAGTAGGAG CTTTATACAATGAGAAAGTTggtgcaaatgaaagaaaaaggaaacggAGAACAACTATCAG TATTGCTGCTAAAGACGCCCTGGAGAGACACTTTGGAGAACAGAATAAGCCTTCCTCTCAGGAGATCCTGAGAATGGCTGAAGAACTaaacctggagaaagaagtggtgaGGGTTTGGTTTTGTAAccgaagacagagagaaaaacgGGTGAAAACAAGCCTGAATCAGAGTTTATTTACTATTTCTAAGGAGCATCTTGAATGCAGATAG